In Kwoniella shandongensis chromosome 10, complete sequence, one genomic interval encodes:
- a CDS encoding glycine-tRNA ligase — MAAAASTSTPSELTVPVNKTVHAFDKGVLDALLARRFFFAPAFEIYGGVAGLYDYGPTGSALQANILNEWRKHYIIEEDMLELDTTIMTLAEVLKTSGHVDKFADWMVKDVKTGEIFRADHLVEGVLEARLKGDKEARGVKDEPVVEEDADKKKKKKKVVKSVAIKLDDNTVAEYDYLLAQIDNYTGPELGEIIRKHKITNPVTGNEVSEPVEFNLMFESNIGPTGQIKGYLRPETAQGHFVNFARLLEFNNGKVPFASAQIGRSFRNEIAPRQGLLRVREFTMAEIEHYVDPLDKKHARFNEVKDVVLTLLPKDVQSEGKTDLTKKTVGDAVAEGIIDNETLGYFLGRTQLFLTKIGIDSERLRCRQHMANEMAHYAADCWDFEIQSSYGWIECVGCADRSAYDLTVHSVRTKQPLRVQQKLDTPRVVEKLEVTFEAKAFGMKFKKDATMIKDTLLGLEKDKLQCIKDELANGSSSVQCTDGKSYEITPDLVKIDPITVTEHIREFTPNVIEPSFGIGRILYSLLEHSYWAREQDKARGVLSLPSIVAPIKCLIVTISQDPQLRNLIHDVSRRMRRLGIASRVDDSGASIGKKYARNDELGTPFGCTVDFASIQNGTMTLRERDSTSQLIGPIDTVISVVDELVKGTLDWEGASKKLDSYSGVQDVAE, encoded by the exons ATGGCTGCAGCTGCTTCTACCTCAACTCCGTCAGAGTTGACCGTGCCCGTCAACAAGACGGTACATGCTTTCGACAAAGGCGTATTGGACGCTTTGTTGGCTAGAaggttcttcttcgcccccGCATTCGAGATCTATGGAG GTGTTGCCGGTTTGTACGACTACGGACCTACTGGTTCAGCTCTCCAggccaacatcctcaacgaATGGAGAAAACACTACATCATTGAAGAGGACATGCTCGAGCTTGATACTACCATCATGACACTCGCCGAAGTGCTCAAGACATCCGGTCACGTCGACAAGTTTGCCGACTGGATGGTCAAGGACGTCAAGACTGGCGAGATCTTCAGAGCGgaccatctcgtcgaggGTGTCTTGGAAGCGAGATTGAAGGGTGATAAAGAGGCGCGGGGTGTCAAGGACGAACCTgtcgttgaggaggatgcggacaaaaagaagaagaagaagaaggtcgtcAAGAGTGTTGCGATCAAGTTGGATGACAACACCGTTGCAGAGTACGACTATTTGTTGgctcag ATTGACAACTACACTGGACCTGAACTTGGCGAGATCATTAGGAAACACAAGATCACAAACCCAGTCACCGGTAACGAGGTTTCTGAGCCCGTCGAATTCAACTTGATGTTCGAGAGCAACATTGGTCCTACTGGTCAAATCAAGGGGTACCTCCGACCTGAGACTGCCCAAGGCCACTTTGTCAACTTTGCCCGACTCCTCGAGTTCAACAACGGTAAAGTCCCCTTTGCGTCGGCGCAGATTGGTCGAAGTTTCAGAAACGAGATTGCCCCCAGACAGGGTCTTCTCCGAGTCCG AGAATTCACCATGGCTGAGATCGAGCATTACGTCGACCCCCTCGACAAGAAACACGCTAGATTTAACGAGGTCAAGGACGTCGTCTTGACCCTTCTGCCCAAGGATGTCCAGAGCGAGGGTAAAACCGACTTGACCAAGAAGACTGTCGGCGACGCCGTTGCCGAG GGAATCATCGACAACGAGACTCTCGGTTACTTCCTTGGTCGAACACAGCTCTTCTTGACCAAGATTGGTATTGACAGCGAGAGACTGCGATGCAGACAACACATGGCGAACGAGATGGCGCACTATGCTGCG GACTGTTGGGATTTCGAGATCCAATCCTCATATGGCTGGATCGAATGTGTTGGATGTGCCGATCGATCTGCCTACGATCTCACTGTTCACTCCGTTCGAACTAAGCAGCCTCTCCGAGTGCAACAAAAGCTCGACACCCCTCGAGtggtcgagaagctcgaaGTCACATTCGAGGCCAAGGCTTTCGGTATGAAGTTCAAGAAAGACGCGACTATGATCAAGGACACTTTGTTGggcttggagaaggacaagttGCAGTGCATCAAGGATGAGTTGGCCAACGG CTCCTCATCCGTTCAATGTACCGATGGCAAGTCATACGAGATCACCCCTGACTTGGTCAAGATTGACCCCATCACTGTCACCGAGCACA TCCGAGAATTCACTCCCAACGTCATCGAGCCCTCTTTCGGTATCGGTCGTATCCTCTACTCTTTGCTCGAGCACAGCTACTGGGCCCGAGAACAGGACAAGGCGCGAGGT gtcctctctcttccctccatcgTCGCTCCTATCAAATGTCTTATCGTCACTATCAGTCAAGACCCTCAACTCCGAAACCTCATCCACGATGTCT CCCGAAGAATGAGAAGACTCGGTATTGCCAGTCGAGTGGACGACTCTGGTGCTTCTATCGGTAAGAAGTATGCCCGAAACGATGAACTTGGTACACCTTTCGGTTGTACTGTCGACTTTGCCT CTATTCAAAACGGTACCATGACACTGCGAGAACGAGACTCTACTTCTCAGCTCATTGGTCCTATCGACACTGTCATCTCTGTGGTGGACGAGCTTGTCAAGGGTACTTTGGATTGGGAGGGTGCgtcgaagaagttggacTCGTACAGCGGTGTGCAAGATGTTGCCGAGTAA
- a CDS encoding cell differentiation protein rcd1, with amino-acid sequence MYSHPPPHLAHVHHRPPTGPPTPDTDQPGSGPWSNSGSGSASAGATANSGGGGGFLQQQQHQNLAPPYMFDRRQHYPNYGSVPSGLGGGGGGGEGGGVRPSSVLSGAGGGGVTTPGLNPSSITGGGGGSGGGGPLLPQNLAQHLNNPPAPPASNQQTSQGGGGGNGNNGQNQSSTTSVGGGGGGAAGGGGGGKVLLMPNGGPPPAGSDEEKIYILITELLEPETREGALLELSKKRELYEDLALVLWGGFGIMSSLLLEIVAVYPALSPPSLTAHASNRVCNALALLQCVASHSDTRALFLNAHIPLFLYPFLNTTSKTRPFEYLRLTSLGVIGALVKQNDNSDVINFLLSTEIIPLCLRIMETGSELSKTVAIFIVQKILADDLGLQYICQTYERFYAVGTVLANMVDALVESQAVRLLKHVVRCYLRMSDNPRAREALRACLPKALQDNTFTPLLKGDMVTKRCLTTLLMNLNERSEA; translated from the exons ATGTattcccatcctccacctcatcttgCCCACGTACACCACCGACCCCCTACCGGTCCTCCTACACCCGACACTGACCAACCCGGTTCTGGACCATGGTCAAATTCAGGTTCTGGATCAGCTAGCGCCGGGGCTACAGCCAacagtggcggtggtggtggattcttacagcaacaacaacatcagaaTCTCGCTCCTCCATATATGTTTGATAGAAGACAACATTATCCGAATTATGGGAGTGTTCCCTCCGGtctaggtggtggtggtggtggtggagaagggggcGGAGTTCGACCTAGTTCTGTTTTGagtggtgcaggtggtggtggggtTACGACACCGGGACtgaacccttcttccatcactggaggtggtggtggcagtggtggtggtggaccttTACTACCTCAAAATCTAGCACAACATCTAAACAACCCTCCCGCACCACCTGCTTCAAATCAACAAACATCTCagggcggcggcggtgggaATGGAAACAACGGACAAAATCAATCGTCCACAACATCAGTTggcggtgggggtggaggagcagcaggtggtggtggtggtgggaaagtTCTGTTGATGCCGAATGGaggaccacctccagctgggagtgatgaggagaagatatATATCTTGATAACGGAATTGTTGGAGCCTGAAACGAGGGAAGGGGCTTTATTGGAGTTGAGtaagaagagagagttgTATGAGGATCTGGCCTTGGTCTTATGGGGTGGATTTG GCATCATGagctccctcctcctcgaaaTTGTCGCAGTCTACCCGGCGCTCTCACCACCGTCACTCACAGCCCACGCATCAAATCGCGTCTGTaacgctctcgctctcctgCAATGCGTGGCGAGTCATTCAGACACCCGAGCACTCTTCCTCAATG CTCACATCCCCTTGTTCCTTTATCCTTTCCTCAACACGACGAGCAAGACGAGACCGTTCGAGTATCTCAGACTGACATCGTTGGGTGTAATCGGAGCattggtcaag CAAAACGACAACTCGGACGtcatcaacttcctcctttctACCGAGATCATCCCACTCTGTCTTCGAATTATGGAGACCGGCTCCGAGCTATCTAAAACCGTCGCCATCTTTATTGTTCAGAAAATCCTTGCCGACGATCTCGGACTGCAATATATCTGTCAGACGTACGAGCGTTTCTATGCGGTCGGCACGGTGTTGGCGAACATGGTGGATGCGCTTGTGGAGAGTCAGGCCGTGAGGTTGTTGAAGCATGTTGTGAGGTGTTACTTGCGTATGAGCGATAatccgag AGCACGAGAAGCGCTGCGAGCATGTCTTCCGAAAGCCTTGCAGGACAACACTTTCACCCCTCTACTCAAAGGGGACATGGTCACCAAGCGATGTCTGACGACCCTGCTCATGAATCTCAACGAGCGATCGGAGGCATAA
- a CDS encoding methionine-tRNA ligase, beta subunit codes for MSAVSEFVAAAEKADPSLVGTEEKDKTEIAKLVKETEGYVKDLPALNEKLTPLTYLYSNSPTSADVSLYAHLHPSLITASPEQHPKQPSLLRYFLQIQSLPAVQSAQSSLPNSFPSLDIDLSSLAIPERKAPAPKVKKDKKAAAVPGAPAAAGAVETVTGAVSAAVGAVTNAAASAAQTVKDAVVGAAPATAAQEGGKKKEKKEKKEKPAKAQAVKEEPVGPLPSQIDMRVGKVLDVKRHPDADSLYVESIDVGEAEPRTVCSGLVKYMTEDEIRGATIIVICNLKPVTMRGVKSFAMLLCASSKDGKAEGGVEFVLPPAGSQPGERIYFEGEKYENATPEPLLNPKKKVFETIQPGFVTLDNLDAAWVDPETKSVHRIRTKDGVCKAKSFVGASLS; via the exons ATGTCTGCCGTCTCAGAATTCGTGGCAGCCGCCGAAAAGGCAGACCCTTCGCTCGTCGGTAccgaggaaaaggacaagacGGAGATTGCAAAGCTCGTCAAGGAGACAGAGGGTTATGTCAAGGATCTCCCT GCACTTAACGAGAAACTTACCCCCTTGACATACCTTTATTCCAACTCTCCCACCTCAGCCGACGTCAGCTTGTAcgctcacctccacccttctctc ATCACCGCTTCTCCCGAACAACATCCTAAAcaaccttctctccttcgaTATTTCCTTCAAATCCAATCCCTTCCAGCTGTTCAATCTGCCCAATCTTCCTTACCAaactctttcccttccctcgaTATTGACTTATCATCCCTTGCCATTCCTGAACGGAAAGCCCCCGCGCCAaaagtcaagaaggacaagaaggctgCCGCTGTCCCTGGTGCACCTGCTGCTGCCGGAGCCGTTGAGACTGTCACGGGAGCTGTTTCCGCCGCTGTTGGCGCAGTGACGAACGCAGCTGCTTCAGCTGCTCAGACTGTCAAAGACGCAGTGGTCGGTGCTGCCCCCGCGACTGCAGCtcaggaaggaggaaagaagaaggagaagaaggaaaagaaggagaagccgGCAAAGGCTCAAGCTGTAAAGGAAGAGCCTGTCGGTCCTTTGCCTAGTCAGATTGATATGCGAGTCGGCAAGGTCCTTGATG TCAAGCGACACCCGGACGCTGACAGTTTGTACGTCGAATCTATCGACGTTGGAGAGGCCGAGCCTCGAACCGTCTGTTCCGGTCTCGTCAAATACATGACCGAGGACGAGATCAGAGGAGctaccatcatcgtcatc TGTAACCTCAAACCTGTGACTATGCGAGGTGTCAAGTCATTCGCGATGCTTCTTTGCGCTTCTTCGAAAGACGGAAAGGCAGAGGGTGGTGTCGAattcgttcttcctcctgcgGGAAGTCAACCGGGTGAACGAATCTACTTCGAGGGTGAGAAGTACgaga ACGCAACACCTGAACCTCTACTCAaccccaagaagaaggtattTGAGACCATCCAACCTGGATTCGTTACGCTGGATAACCTCGATGCGGCATGGGTCGACCCGGAGACCAAGAGCGTGCACAGGATCAGGACAAAAGATGGTGTTTGTAAAGCCAAGAGCTTTGTCGGTGCTAGCTTATCTTAG
- a CDS encoding pyruvate carboxylase has product MTVDVLPETDTDLPPYHHHVPSTHQQIEAWVSHLGIDTSRPGTPSSPTPVDHTIHGLRKKQAGHSGPLKKVLVANRGEIAIRVFRTAHELAMSTVAIYSYEDRMGAHRYKSDESYLVGKGLAPVAAYLSQDDIVRIALEHDVDMIHPGYGFLSENAQFAKKVEDAGIAFIGPRPETIDALGDKTKARSLAIKTGVPVVPGTPGPVESYDKASAFIEEYGFPVIIKAAMGGGGRGMRVVRDQESFKENFERAVSEAKSAFGDGTVFIERFLDKPRHIEVQLLADAEGNCVHLFERDCSVQRRHQKVVEVAPAPHLDESVRQGILNDALKLAAAVKYRNAGTAEFLVDQQNRHYFIEINPRIQVEHTITEEITGIDIVAAQIQIAAGVTLEQLGLTQEHIHRRGFAIQCRITTEDAAAGFQPDTGKIEVYRSAGGNGVRLDASSGYAGAQITPHYDSLLVKCSVSGATYEVARRKMLRALVEFRIRGVKTNIPFLIRLLTHEVFESGKTWTTFIDDTPALFKLVHSQNRAQKLLAYLGDLAVNGSSIKGQMGEPGLKTEAIVPQIVDNADPTKVVDTSEPCLTGWRNIIVNEGPEAFAKAIRAYKGTLIMDTTWRDAHQSLLATRMRTVDMANIAKETSHALQNAYSLECWGGATFDVAMRFLYEDPWDRLRTLRKLVPNIPLQALVRGANAVGYTSYPDNAIYDFSKKAVEAGLDIFRIFDSLNYVENLKVGIDAAKKAGGVVEAAICYSGDVANPKKTKYTLQYYLDLTDQLVKEGIHVLGIKDMAGLLKPEAAKILIGAIRKAHPDLPIHVHSHDTAGIAAASMIACALAGADVVDVAIDDLSGLTSQPAMGAVCSALEQTGLGTGISHENIQALNQYWSQIRKLYQCFEANVRASDSGVFDHEMPGGQYTNLQFQASQLGLGTQWLDIKKRYIDANQLCGDIVKVTPSSKVVGDFAQFMVSNNLSKQDVIDQAATLDFPVSVVEFFQGFLGQPYGGFPEPLRSNIIRDKERIDKRPGLGMKPLDFKKIKAELREKYGPHINDFDVASYYMYPKVFEEFQGFVEKYGDLSVVPTRHFLAKPEINEEMSIAIEQGKTLTIKLLAIGPLNQAKGTRECFFELNGESRAVVVDDTNAAVEHVSREKASGDPGSVGSPMSGVVIDVRVKEGQAVKAGDPLCVLSAMKMESVVSSPVSGKVKRVEVKENDSIAQGDLVVEITH; this is encoded by the exons ATGACCGTCGACGTCTTGCCTGAAACCGATACCGACCTTCCTCCGTACCACCACCATGTCCCGTCAACTCATCAACAGATTGAGGCTTGGGTCTCCCACCTCGGTATCGACACCTCTCGACCTGGAACCCCCAGCAGCCCTACGCCCGTTGACCACAC TATCCATGGCTTGAGAAAGAAGCAAGCCGGTCATTCCGGCCCTCTCAAGAAGGTCCTCGTTGCCAACAGAGGTGAAATCGCCATTCGAGTTTTCCGAACAGCCCACGAGCTCGCTATGTCCACAGTCGCCATTTACTCTTACGAGGACAGAATGGGAGCACACAGATACAAGAGTGACGAAAGTTATCTTGTCGGCAAGGGATTGGCTCCCGTCGCTGCATACCTGTCTCAGGATGACATCGTCAGGATTGCTCTCGAGCACGATGTTGACATGATTCACCCAGG TTACGGTTTCCTCTCTGAGAACGCCCAATTCgccaagaaggtggaagatgcaGGTATCGCTTTCATCGGTCCCCGACCAGAGACCATCGATGCTCTCGGTGACAAGACCAAGGCTCGAAGCCTCGCCATCAAGACCGGTGTGCCTGTCGTTCCCGGTACTCCAGGCCCCGTCGAATCGTATGACAAAGCATCCGCCTTTATTGAGGAGTACGGCTTCCCCGTCATCATCAAGGCTGctatgggtggtggtggtcgtggtaTGCGAGTGGTCAGAGACCAAGAAAGCTTCAAGGAGAATTTTGAGCGAGCTGTCAGTGAAGCCAAGAGTGCTTTCGGTGACGGAACCGTCTTCATCGAGC GATTCTTGGACAAACCCCGACACATTGAGGTCCAGCTTTTGGCTGACGCTGAGGGCAACTGTGTCCACCTCTTCGAGCGCGACTGTTCCGTCCAGCGACGACaccagaag GTCGTTGAAGTCGCCCCTGCTCCTCACCTCGACGAGTCCGTCCGACAAGGTATCCTCAACGATGCGCTCAAGCTCGCTGCTGCCGTCAAGTACCGAAACGCCGGTACCGCCGAGTTCTTGGTCGACCAGCAGAACCGACACTACTTCATCGAGATCAACCCTCGTATCCAAGTCGAGCACACCATCACTGAAGAGATCACTGGTATCGATATTGTCGCTGCTCAAATTCAAATCGCTGCTGGTGTGACACTCGAGCAGCTCGGTTTGACACAGGAGCATATCCACCGACGAGGATTCGCCATACAGTGTCGTATCACCACCGAAGACGCTGCGGCTGGCTTCCAACCTGACACAGGAAAGATCGAGGTATATCGATCTGCTGGTGGTAATGGTGTCCGTTTGGATGCCAGTTCCGGTTACGCTGGTGCACAGATCACT CCCCACTACGACTCCTTGCTCGTCAAATGTTCCGTCAGTGGTGCCACCTACGAGGTTGCCAGGAGAAAGATGCTCCGAGCCTTGGTCGAGTTCCGTATCCGAGGTGTCAAG ACCAacattcccttcctcatTCGACTCCTTACCCACGAAGTCTTTGAGTCTGGTAAGACCTGGACCACCTTCATTGACGACACACCCGcgctcttcaagctcgtTCACTCTCAGAACCGAGCTCAGAAGCTCCTCGCCTACCTCGGAGACCTTGCTGTCAACGGATCTTCCATCAAGGGACAAATGGGCGAGCCTGGTCTCAAGACCGAGGCTATCGTTCCTCAAATCGTCGACAATGCCGACCCTACCAAGGTTGTTGACACGTCTGAGCCATGCTTGACGGGTTGGAGAAACATTATCGTTAACGAGGGTCCCGAGGCCTTCGCTAAGGCTATCAGAGCCTACAAGGGTACC CTTATCATGGACACCACTTGGCGAGATGCTCACCAGTCGCTCCTCGCCACCCGTATGCGAACCGTCGATATGGCTAACATCGCTAAGGAGACCAGTCATGCTCTTCAAAACGCTTACTCTCTCGAGTGTTGGGGTGGTGCCACCTTCGACGTTGCGATGCGATTCTTGTACGAGGACCCCTGGGACCGACTGCGAACACTGCGAAAGCTTGTTCCTAACAttcctcttcaagctcttgTCCGAGGTGCGAACGCTGTCGGTTACACTTCTTACCCGGACAACGCCATCTACGACTTCTCCAAGAAGGCTGTCGAGGCCGGTTTGGATATTTTCCGAATTTTCGACTCTCTCAACTATGTTGAGAACTTGAAGGTCGGTATCGACGCTGCGAAGAAAGCTGGTGGTGTCGTCGAAGCTGCCATCTGTTACTCTGGTGATGTCGCCAACCCCAAGAAGACCAAGTACACTCTTCAATACTACCTCGATTTGACCGACCAGCTTGTCAAGGAGGGCATCCACGTTCTTGGTATCAAGGATATGGCTGGTCTCCTCAAGCCTGAGGCTGCAAAGATCTTGATCGGTGCCATCCGAAAGGCTCATCCCGACCTACCTATCCACGTACACTCTCACGACACTGCTGGTATCGCCGCTGCCAGTATGATCGCTTGTGCTTTGGCCGGTGcggatgttgttgatgtcgcCATCGATG ATCTCTCCGGTCTCACCTCCCAGCCGGCCATGGGTGCTGTTTGCAGCGCTCTCGAGCAGACAGGTCTCGGTACAGGTATCTCTCACGAGAACATTCAAGCTCTTAACCAGTACTGGAGTCAAATCCGAAAGCTCTACCAGTGTTTCGAGGCCAACGTCCGAGCTTCCGACTCTGGTGTCTTCGATCACGAAATGCctggagg TCAATACACCAACTTGCAGTTCCAAGCTTCTCAACTCGGTCTCGGCACTCAGTGGCTCGACATCAAGAAGAGATATATCGATGCCAACCAACTT TGcggtgatatcgtcaaggtcactccttcttccaaggTCGTCGGAGACTTTGCCCAATTCATGGTTTCCAACAATCTCAGCAAGCAAGATGTTATCGACCAAGCAGCGACACTCGACTTCCCTGTCTCTGTTGTCGAGTTCTTCCAAGGTTTCCTTGGTCAACCGTACGGTGGATTCCCTGAACCTCTTCGATCCAACATCATCCGTGATAAGGAGAGGATTGACAAGCGTCCTGGTCTCGGTATGAAGCCTCTTGActtcaagaagatcaaggcgGAGCTTAGAGAGAAGTACGGTCCTCACATCAACGACTTCGATGTTGCGAGTTACTACATGTACCCCAAGGTCTTCGAGGAGTTCCAAGGCTTCGTTGAGAAGTACGGTGACTTGAG CGTTGTCCCTACCCGACACTTCTTGGCCAAGCCCGAGATCAACGAGGAGATGTCCATTGCCATCGAGCAAGGAAAGACTTTGACCATCAAACTGTTGGCTATCGGTCCATTGAACCAAGCCAAGGGTACCCGAGAATGTttcttcgagctcaacggagag TCTCGAGCAGTTGTCGTCGACGACACTAATGCCGCTGTGGAGCACGTCTCAAGAGAGAAGGCGTCTGGTGACCCTGGAAGCGTTGGATCGcctatg TCCGGTGTTGTCATCGATGTCCGAGTCAAGGAGGGCCAAGCCGTCAAGGCTGGTGACCCTCTATGCGTCTTGTCTgcgatgaag ATGGAGTCAGTCGTTTCATCACCCGTTTCGGGTAAGGTCAAGCGAGTCGAAGTCAAGGAGAACGATTCGATCGCCCAGGGTGATTTGGTTGTTGAGATCACGCATTAA